The Elgaria multicarinata webbii isolate HBS135686 ecotype San Diego chromosome 7, rElgMul1.1.pri, whole genome shotgun sequence nucleotide sequence CACGAAAACAAATTAACCAGTGGGTTGAGAAACAGACTGAAGGTGAGATGTTCCAGGCAAACTCATATCTCATTTTTCAGATCTTTTAGTAAGAACTACTGGAAACTTTTTTCTCACCTTGACTGTATTACATTTCTAGTCAGTCTCTTCTGCTGCATTTCCAGTATGAATTGCAGGAAGAATAACAAAAAATACTATataataacatttttttcttctctcGTGTGGTAATTTTATTTTAAGTAAGAGTACATTTAGCTATGTCGTAAAAGTTCAGTGGTGGTAACATCTTGATGAATATAATTTAGGCTCCATCTTATGCCCAAATACATGAAGCTGAACCATATTGAACACAATGCAACCATGTTGTGTTTAAAGATGGATAGGACTGCCCTGCAAATACCATAAAGTGAAAAAGCAGTGTCAGGCTGGCTAATGTGGGAAACTAAATGTTGAACTAAATTCGATCTAGTAAGGCAGTTCTTATTACACTCTTATTTAACTCTAGCCACCAAAAATTTAGCAAATTAGAAAGATCATATAACTCCTTTGCACTGAAAGATATCTAACACGGGAGTTAAACAGATAGTCATGCAAAACATTTATGCAGTTCAAGATAATGGCTGAGGTTGTATATTCCCTATCAACAGTGCAATGTCGCTGGAAATATGCATCCTCATATATACTGCATAGCAGGGAATGCCCCCCAACCTTTTTATAACTGGGTGCACATTTCGGaagttgagaaactgctgtgggcatcaCCAAAAATGACCAATCAGAGCAACATCATGTTGGTGACCACCTTAGATTGCATCTGACTCAGCAAAagcttttgtttcatgtctatcgGACCCTGCAGTGTCACTTTAATAAGAGTTTGTCTAATTAGGGTAATTGTTGGTGGTATAAAACAGCTAATGGTTGTTTTAAACATATGATTTGGCAATAAATGCATAAATCCCATTTTATAAAATTCTTGTAGAAGAACAAACTGGTCATAGTACATTTGCACTAAATGCTCACTGTTCTTATAATGTTATACATGACTTGACTCATGTATAGATAATGAACTCTGTAACTTTTCTTTCAAGGTAAAATCCCTGAGTTGTTATCTGAAGGTTCAGTTAATGAACTAACCAAACTGGTTCTGGTCAACGCCATCTATTTTAAAGGCAGTTGGGAAGAGAAATTTCAGGAGGCAGACACGAAGGATTTGCCTTTTAGACTCAACAAGGTAATTGCAGCCTTTTTACTACAGTATTGTTCCTGCATTGGCAAGTTGTACAAGGTCGACTTTAGGGGTATGTGGATAATTGTTAAATTAGCATTCCATTTTGACAAATACTAAAAACAACTGAGCACCATCCAGGTAGAGTGGTACTTTAAAAAGAGGTTTTGTGCACATGACTAGATTTCCCAAAATGTGGATGGGGCACCTCTGAATTCAGTGTGTGTATATGAAGGTAAACTTTCCCCTATCAAATTCAAATAATTTTTCAGTTTTGAAACATTTCATTGAATTTATTGGACTAGATTTCTGTTCTATTGCTTGAAGGAGAACAGCTGAAAAGGATAGAAcatgtttgttttaatattcgcttgcatatttttctgccttTAGACAACAAAGAGTATGTTATacatttttattgattgtttgTTAATGGCTTATTAAGGCTAGAATCATACGTGCACTTACCTGGTAATAAGTCCCACTTAATTCAGCTGACTTCTCATCGGAATGGGATTGTTTTGTAATGttacaagccatggcttgttacTGTAGTTTCTCTCCATGCATTGCCTCTCTTCTACTAACCATTTGTACCTTCCCCCTGAGAGCAGACTCTGTATGTAATGTTGCCAAATGGTCTTCGAACTTGAGAtgcagccactgtgtgaagaatttaCCTTCTCAACTATTACGACAGCTATTTGTATATTGGCACATATAGCAGTCAGGGAGTGAGGAAGACCTTTATTGTGAACGCAAGAGATTATTGTTCAGCAGTAGCTAACTTCACAGTCTTCTACGTTATTCCAGACATCTAACTTAAGAAGCTTTAACTTACATTCCATATTTACATGCTtattgctatatatttttaaaactattcagaaggaaaagaagaatgtGAAAATGATGTTCATGAAAAAGAATTTTCCTTTTCGGTACATCCCTGAATGTAAGTGCCGTGTGCTGGAACTTCCTTACAAGGGAAAAGAACTTAGCATGATAATCCTCCTGCCTGATGACATTGAGGATAATTCCACTGGCCTGGAACAGGTGATTATGTTTACTTCTCCCTCATCTTATAAATACTTCTATATTTCCACATACTAAACTGATATGACACACTGTATTTGCAATAGTGCAGCTCATAGGATCACTGTGTGTGCATGGTTGATACTGAGAATCATAGGAGCACTTCTAGGTAACATGTGCTGTGACCTGTTCTGTACAACAACGTTGCTCTTCTGAAGCAGGGGCTGCATTGTCTAGAGGTGGAGGCAGAATACAGGCTCTCCTCCCAGAGCAAGCTCTTTAGAGAGAGCCCTAGTTGAGTCCTTACGCCTCATCTATCCCAGGAGGCAATGAGTCTCCAAGACCTAGGGAAGGGAGATCTCTTTTCCATCTCAGCTCCCTGAAATcgattttaactggagatgcaagGGTCTAAACAAGTGATTCTTGCATGAAAGGCATGTGCTATGCTTCCTCTAGTACAGTGAAATCAAGCTTACTACTTTAATAGACCTTGTCCAAGACATAGACCGTGTCTTCCAGACctacagtggccccgttcagacaacatgcaaaaccatgctgcttaaccacaaaatggtcaacAGACtgcattaatgcattccattaaccattttgtggttaagcatcatGGCCTCTGTCACACAAATCAGTGAGTTCTGCCTTTTGTTAATGAATTAGAAATATTTATGCTAGAATAACAGAACTAATTCATTCTCTCTTTTTGTAATTCTAGTTGGAGAAGCAGCTCACCTTAGAAAAGCTTCAAGAATGGACACATCCAGGGAAGATGTATTCAAACAATGATGTGAACGTGCATCTGCCTAAATTTAAGCTTGAAGAGACTTATGATCTTAAATCTCATTTAGTTGCACTGGGAGTGATGGATGTCTTTGATAGTGGCAAGGCTGATTTGTCTGGAATGTCAGGAGCCCAAGACCTCCACGTGTCCAAAATTGTTCACAAGTCATTTATAGAAGTGAATGAAGAGGGCAcagaagcagcagtagcagcagtaaTGGTAGGGAAGTTCTGTAGAGTTCCTAGGGAAGAGGATTTCAATGCTGACCATCCCTTCCTGTTTTTAATCCGTCATAACCCTACACAAAGCATATTTTTCTTCGGCAGAGTTGCTTCTCCATGAAAATTAAAATGAATCACAGGAACACATGCCAGCCATTACAGCGACTCCCATCAAGCACAatgttctttctttccctgtttGGGAAAAAGCTGTTGGGGGAGAAAACTGGTTCCTGGGACAGAAAGCTTCGAAGATGCTTTAACTAAATCTCTGATTTGATTTCCCTCCTGGATTCTCTTGTACTGCTTTGCTAGTTCTATCAGTGTTTTAAACCGAAATGCTACTGTACACTCTTTCTTCTAAAATCATTCAGATATTGATTGTTTTAATAAACTTTGCCATTTGAAGAAACGCTGCTGCAAGGCAGAACATTGAATAATTTAAGGCAATTATTTGACATTCACTGTGGTGTAGTATGATTTCCTCTGCTgctcatttttcttcagtaatTCATTGGTAACCAAAACCAGAACTTCTAGCAATTCATTAGTAATGGAAACAGTAACCATTCCTGAAACAAGAATGTGATTACCGGTCTCTGCTTTTCAGCAAGGCTGTGGTTTCTGATATTACTACCATACCATCCTACAAGTACTGGTAAAAGATCAAACCATGCAGAACTCTTTCCAGGTGGAAAGCCTGTCTGCGTAGTCATTGACTGTGTATCCCTTCTTCTCCCTGCCCAGGTTCTCCTTCCACTAAAGGTAGGTTGAACCTTCTGGGccagttggttggttggttttaaccATTCATTGGGAAAGGGGTGAAATGACAGAAGTTTCAATGGCATTTGGGGGGCTGGGGATTTGATGCTTGCCTTAACTTTACAAGGTGGCTATTGTGTGAGTGTTTTCTTgctttgaacaacaacaaaaacaccttaTGTGGTGGTGTGAAGCTCTCCAACCACAACCTCCCAGCTAGACTGCTTGTCCTGGAATGTCTATGGCAATGACAGAAGTAAGGCAAACACATAGCCTGCTACCGCCTGAAGTCTTTACTGACATTTTTGTTTCCCATTTGTATTTTCAAACGTAGGCAGGGTTTAAATATAGCCTGGTTCTCAGCAAGTATTTTCCAGCTCTGCTGCTGTATGCAAAGTCGATAAGAGGGGTGGTAGATGGTCATTCTAAGGACCAAATTCATAGGAACAGTTTTCCAAAATACCCAGAAGATCTTTGTAACCCGCACACCCCACAATTGCCATCTCCCTAGCTTTCCAAAATCCAAAGGTGCAGATAGTGATGTTTTAGCAGTAGCTGGTACAATGGGTGCCCCTGGGTGGAATACTCTTTCCAATGACAAGGAGGTCtttcagatgggggagggggaattgtttttccttaccattgctctgcttcctgcttctcttgcacatttaaaatgagcaaaattacatgggaagagagcagtGCCCACATGGCCTGGAACCTCTCagcccattcattttaataggacagtgccctctagtctgcattttatagtgcaactttgactgcacattgcagcaaatcccagcatatttcagaagaatcggcgTTTCTGAAGTTTATTTTTTTCATGGAATAGGAGTGAgaggtgcacaggaggctcacatcgtcatcaaaatgacccacaaacatccgtgagtggccataAATTGCACCTATAAAGACGCCCAAGGTTTCCTCCCATCGTTGCAGAATATATCTCCGAGGAGAAAGACCGGGAATAACTTTTCTCCGTTAATACGTTGAATTACTGGATGACTTCTCTAGAAAGCCAAAATGCTGTTGCATTGGTGGCTCATTTACCTCTCACATtatgggaagaagaaagaaacaatGACGGTAAAAATAGAtacatttattttggtttttgacACTGATTGTGGACTGCATAAAGTTCCTAGCAAAGCATGAGCTGCATCTCCACTAACTAATCTGTAAGATGCTGATGGTAGTGGTGAAGACAgttcgttgcccttttccagcacacagtggtggaaggaaggcaagtgcggctGCAAGGCGCCTCCCGGCGCCAAAGCGCCTCCGGAAAGCCGGGGGCCTGCGACTCTCAGACGTGAACTACGAAGccatcccccctcctctccagacTGCATCTCTCCAAGGGCGGCGCCTGAGGAGCGGCTCTGCGTTCTGTCGCCGCTGGAGAGAGCGCCGTCCGCTTCCAAGCCACGCCTAGAGCCGCCTCCTTCTTAGGCTCGACTGGGGCGGCGGCTGCGCCTCCCAGACAGCGACTTGCCCTTGGTCCTCTCGCTCACCAAGCCAGGAGAAGGGAGCAGTTTGGGTCCGTCGCTCAATCATCGCGGAGAGCCAGCGGGCGGCGTTTTCGTCTGCGAGCGGCAAATTGCCTCGCGTGCGCCCTGCCCGCTTCGAACGCCTTGGGCCAGCTGTTCAGAAGGGCCGCCTAGAGAAGGTATTTGATGGCGCCGCGCCTGGGCTGCTCTCTCGACGTTTCTCCTCTCCGCCATGGGAGAAGGAACTCGCGTGGAAGACCTGCTGCCACTTTCTCACGGGGTGGGAGGACAGCTGTTCAAAACGGATTCTTGGAAAACGGGCGTGGAGGGAGGTGAGCAAAAGTCACCAGCTACTTCAAGGGTTGTGTCCTACTGGCTGAGGTTGCCCGCAGCGCCTTTGGGGTAGAGGGATGTTATTGTCCCGtggtttttcctttccttcccagctTTGCCGGAGGAGAATAGATTCTTGCCACTGAAGTTCGTGCCTGGAAGGAGTTTTTAGAGTTGAGGCAGGAAATGTGCCTGGGCAAGGGTCAACAGCTGTTAATGATGAGAATGGTGGTGTTGTTTTCTTGTAAATTTCAACAGagcaaagcaagaaaagaaaagaaatgtcaaTATGATGGAATGTATCCATTTCAGTAAATATATGTAAAGTGTGTGAAAatacagcttttttttaaaaaaaaaaaaaagcaaaggcaTCTGTGGCATGAGTCAGGGGTTTTATTGTGATGGGATTTTAGGAAAAtctgttaaattaaaaaaagagagaattagGAGTGGATAATTGACTCACTAAACTGCTTCCCCGTGGTGTTATATTACACAGCTGCAGGTTTGTGTGTAAATATCACATTGATATAATTGCAATTAATGATggctcttttgttttttgtttgataAAATGCTCCAATTGATGAGACATTCAGCTCCTAAATCTCTAGTGAGTGGGAATAGTTGGAAAAATAGTCTAGTACaagtacaagttcaatcgcagcttttaaagctcaactaaaaacttttctttttcc carries:
- the LOC134401398 gene encoding leukocyte elastase inhibitor-like isoform X4, producing the protein MEQLANANIHFGLDLFQKLNEANPTGNIFFSPFSISSAIAMLSLGARANTATELSKIFHFDAVEDLHSRFQALSTDVKRCDASYVLKLANRLYGENTYSFLQDFLTSTQKLYGAELSSVDFLNASDEARKQINQWVEKQTEGKIPELLSEGSVNELTKLVLVNAIYFKGSWEEKFQEADTKDLPFRLNKKEKKNVKMMFMKKNFPFRYIPECKCRVLELPYKGKELSMIILLPDDIEDNSTGLEQLEKQLTLEKLQEWTHPGKMYSNNDVNVHLPKFKLEETYDLKSHLVALGVMDVFDSGKADLSGMSGAQDLHVSKIVHKSFIEVNEEGTEAAVAAVMVGKFCRVPREEDFNADHPFLFLIRHNPTQSIFFFGRVASP